The genomic region CCTGCCTCAAGGCAGTAATTTTTTGCAGATGTGAAGCAACCCGGTTCTCGATTTCTCTTCCGCCATACTTCTTCTCATAGCAATCCACAACTGTAGAGTGTTTAACCATTAACCTTTCTTCTAAATCTTTCTCCTTCACCACTAGCTCCTCCACCTGTATAAACAACCGCATAATAAATGCAATAATTAAAAGATGCACGGCAATAATACTGTGATAACATTCCGCATGCCATGCAAACCTGGTGTATCGACAAGAATTCCAATTAATTCAGTGGTTGGCAgtacataaataaaaagataatataATTCCAACTAAAAGGCCAGCCAACCTTGGGCAGTATATGAGCAGCCTGCTGAGAAGATTGCAAGAATGCCAACAAGGGCTTCATCTCTTTTGAAAGCTCTTTCAACGAACCATCAGCTGCTTTCCTAGCTGCTTTACAAGCTTGGACATCTCCTGTCCGTGAAAGATCACGTAATGATGCTTCCAGCTTATCATGTATCAGGAGGCATCGGTTGATGATATTTTGGATCTTCTGAATTGCTGCTTGCACCTAGAACAAGACAGTAATTACTGTTTTCTTATCGTAAATtatttaagaaagaaaaatacaagacAAAATCTTACTTCATCCCACTGCAGTTTGGCCAAATAAGATGGAGAAGATTTGGAGATTGACATGTCCACATGCATGTATACAATGCCAGCAacgaaaaggaagaaaaatccaGAAATCAACATCAAGGGCTCAGTCAGCATTGCCAGGCTGTTGAATTTGTAAAAGACCTGCAAATGGAACATACTAAAAGCTATGACAAAATTGAGGACAATATGGTATAACCGGGGAACAGAAACCATGTGAAAAGGCGTCCATTGTCATAGCACATGTAAGGAGATTCGCTTCAATCTTGATTATTAGAAAAGAAGCCATGAAAATTAGTATTAATTGAATCAAACTTAATACATCATGCAAAAATTACGAAATCAGTGAATTAATATCTCAACATTCATGGAAATGAAATATCAATAGGAACCTCAAAACAATAGTAGTCGGATAAAGAGTGAAAAGACGGAAGATGACACAATAAATGGCAGCCAACAGGGCAGCTGCCCAACATGTTATTTTCACTACTATATATAGATAAATATTTAAGTATCAGTATGATGATTGATTCTACACTACAATTACTAAAGAAAGGGGAAAGACAATTAGGCACCTAAAACAGAAAATAGTTTGAATACGATGAAGTAGAAAGTTTGTCAGAAAACATACCCGTCTGATACACTAAAAAGATTAATAGACACTTGCAAGCAACTATAAACTAAAATCCTTTTTCTCATTTAAGCAAAACTGGAAGCTTTAACGTCGAAGTGTCTCGTTTTCTATAGATCACTACAAATGTAAGTTGGTTTTGAAAACATTAACCAACATTAGAACTAAGTAAATGTGTTATTTTAACATTAGAAACTAATTTAATATTCTCATAGCCATCTCATGTTAAATGAGAAAATGTAATTGTTACCTGGAATTTCTGATTATGCTCGGGCACAGCATTAGTCTTTTCCAGTACAACCACTGGCCTTCCAACAAGATCCAAGTGGGAAAATTTTGTCTGTAAGATTCGTACACATATTTAATTAACAAAAGGAAAAGTGAAgctttttcaaaataaataaataaaaaataaataaaaaactaaaaaataaaaaaaagagaatagggaaaagagaaataataaaatataacttGGTCTATAATACCTCTCGCGCTTGTTTCAGAGGAAATGGAGCGGATACAGATATATCTCTGGAACCCTCGGGTAGAACAACCTGCAGTTTACagtcaaaaaatttaaaaaaaaaaatacaggaaATGAATTCCAAATAATTTGACTCCAATTCATGCTTTTTAAACATTCCTCCTGATATAACACATCCTACACTATAGAAGGAAGTTATACGAAAACAACTCAGTATGACAATCTAACAAATAAGTAGCCAacaaaaaagttgaagaaaaaagaattaacgGATCAAAGGAAATAGTATCAATAAATCATCACATTACCAACCTTCACAATGAGGGTGTCAATGACCACCTCATTCACGGGGCAACCAAAAGTGATATTAAGGACACGTTGTCCATCTGATTCAAACAGAAAATCATGAAGTGGCAAGCCATACCCGATGGTaaaagcagttctccaaccaCCAAACATAGGATATCTAGGTTCGATTTCCAGTTCCGTCTGCAATCATATATACAAGTTGAGAAAAATCAGGAATAACAACTGGGAATATCAGTCCACACAAAGTAAAATAATTACCTTCTTAGAATCACTCCATAAGTTAGATGTTGAAACATTGCCTATTTCATCCCTATAGTAAACAGAATGAGCTCTCGGTGGCAATTTCGCAACAAGACGTCTAATGGCAGACTGACCTTTGACATGAGGTCTGGCTTGATAATCAAGCCTGCAGAAGAAACAAGCGGAAATTAAATTTAAGCTCCTAATAGCAGAGCACCAAATGACCAACaagacaaataaaaagaaaaaaaaagaccttGAAAATTCTCCCTTGCTTTGAGCACCTCCATGGACAAGCTTGTAGTGCTCTGTTACTTGAATATTACCCCAATGGGAAATCTCTATTTCTCGCACCAACTCTTCAGCGACGGCAAAGGGTTGATTGCTCTCAAAATGAACAACTATAGGTGAGTATGAAAGGGGAGAAAGATTCTCATAAGGACCGTATTTGATCTCTGAACCAACACTCTTTgtattttctaattttgtatAAGATTCAATTCTCGCATCAGGCAATTTAACACTGAGTGTTTGCACCTTGACTGCATAAGGAGAGAGATAGTATGCGCTTTCCTGAAACACTAGCAGTTGAATGTCAGCCTGAGTAATTTTCTCTGGAAACGGTTTCAATGCACGTGTGAAAACAGCCAATACATCAAAAGTGAAGCTGTCCCCCTTCCCCAGTCCCTTTGGTAAAGAAACAGAATAAAAAATCAAAGCAGGGGGCATGTCATTTGGGTGAACATTTTGAACAGGGTAACTAATACTAGAACCTTTCGCTTTTCCTTTGCCTGCGTTGGGGGTTGCCTCCAGATGTGCCAAATGTTTTGCCTGACTCTCAGGAAAGGCCAACAGAAGTTCTGAAACCAAACTGCTTCCCTCGTTCACCACCTGCAGAGCATGAACGGAACACAATTCAAATTCAAGATATACAGATTTCAATggtttcttatttatttttattttcaaacggTGATAACTTTTCCATGCATTCTTGTAATGATTCTTACCACCCGTGAAATCGAGAATTCAAAATCTGAGAAACTAATTTCTTATTGAGTCTCAAATAAATTTAAGAACAAGGAATCAATATTAACAATTCAATGAATGAAAAGGGTAGTAATGGGGCACCTTCAGTGTGGAAGTGATGCGGGCAATTTGTGATGTCAAATCAATCTGCAACCAgccaaccaaccaaccaaaaaaCAACCAGAGAGCAAACATGAATGAACACCAAATgcaatctttaaaaaaaaaagtaacaaacTTTTGATGAATGAAACTAGAATTTTCGATTCTGAATCATGAAACAATAAAATGAGAAGATGGAGATCTCAAACAACCCAATTCATGGAGTCGGGGAATCATGGAAAGCAGAAACCATGTGAGTGAATTACAGAGAAAAGTGGGGAGAGGAGGGAGACTTACGCGTCGGTCAACCTTGGAGACGACCAGATCCGACAGCACAGGCGCCCACACGACGAAGAGTACCACCAGAAACACATTCACTCTCAAacccatctctttctctctctctctctctctctctctctctctctctctctctctctctcgtgtaGCAAATAGCAAATAGCAAAAGCAAATGCAGCAGCTCTTCTCAGAGGTTTTGGGTCTCTTCAGTCTCGAAACGACGGCGTCGTGTCTCCGAGACTACCGACGAGACTACAGGATGAAGAAATCCTCGAACCAGTTACAGTGAGTGCCAGAGAACCCGACCCATTTCCACAAGGCCCAACTGGCTCAGTTTTAAGCAGGGCACGTGCTGAACTTGACATGCTGTCGCTGATTGGATTGTTGAAGCGAAAAACGCACGTGATGGTCTTCTCTCCCAACTCCCAACTCCCAACTCCCCTCTCCAAAGATAACGAAAAGGACCAGTTGGGAGTAAAAGCaggtgactctctctctctctctctctctctctctctcttctccgcCATATCCagctagggttttgggtttcggGTTTCGGGTTTCGGATTTCGGATTTCGGATTTCGGTGGTGAGATGGAGACCTCCCTGAGATACGGCGGCGATGCCAAGGCCTTAAGAATCCACGCCAAGCAAAAGCTCCCCCTCTATTGCAAAACTCACTTGCAGGTGAGGTgccctttcttcctctcttctccagattttcttcaatttttaatctgtccctgtttttctttcttggttGACTGCTGTTGAAATTTATTGCCTTTTCTCTGTGGTAAGTGAATATCAGTAAATTTTCGTGCTTCCAAACCATGATAACTTTCTCAGTCTATAGCCATTGGAGTTGTACTGGAATGTTGGGGACTTCAGTTCAATGCTCaaattcttgaattttttttttctgtatgcGTGTCAGGTTCATGGAGAACTAGATACTAGAGTTGGAGTTCCCACTTTTTTTTAGAGCCGTTGTGAGGCGCTTCTACCCCGATGTATGTCGATTTTTCCAATATCTAAGTTGTGCTTACaacaatttatttatgtttgcAGCTCAAGAACAATCAAATAGAATTTTCGATTTTGTGCAATTTATGGCCACTCTAGGCTAACATGGATGCgttcttttttttatcattaataATAATTGATGTGCATGGTAAGGACTATGGAAATCAATTGTAGTTTTCAGCAAGCCTTGGAGTTGGACTGCAATATGATAAGCGTGAGAAACTGCACTACACTGTCCGTGGGAAGAAGTCGTTCCCTGTGACAATAGATGGCCTGTTAAGCTTTCAATGTTAAGGGAAGATGTAATCTTGACAAAGAATTTAAAGAGGTTGGTACGATGtcaattgttttattttgaCCTTTGAAAACACTTGTGTGGTTGTGCCCCTTCCTTATATGGTTGCTGAATCAAAACATGCGCTCTCTTGATACCGGCAAAATAAAATATACGCTATCTATTCTCTATCTTTGCTCTCGAGTGTGTTTGTTATTCCTTTGTAGAGTTAGAAGTTAGAACCTTTGTATGTTGACGTTGACTGTAATTCTTCCACAGAGAAACTCCACAGGAGCTGCTGAATTTTCATGGAGCATTTTGAACTTTCAAAAGGACCAAGATGCCAGGCTCAAACTTGGTTATGACTTGTTGGACTAGGTATTGTTGCTTAGCTCAATCTTGATTATGACTTGTTGTTCCAGTCTTGTTTTACGTTGTCGGAATCATTTCATTTGAAATCATACATCCAACAATATCTTCttgttttgtaaataaaattctATTGAATGCATAATTACTAATGTCATAACACAACAACAAAGAATTTTACTTTTGTGCTATAAGATTAGTATacatcttctctttgtattcCACTTTTGGTGGACTAAATGAAATATTGGAGTTATTTGATCAAACTCAGTTCCCAAATCGAATCTCCCTCCCACTAGCTTAGATGAATTTAACTAATTATgctattgtttgtcaaaaaCTCAGATCCAGTTTTGAATCTTATCcttgtaaattgtaattaaaggtcACATTGAATGTTCCACTGCGTATTTGTTGTTTTTTCCGCCTTTTTCAGATTCCATATATGCAGATCAGGGAAAACAATTGGACATTCAATGCCAATGGTAATGGAAAATGGAGTGTGAGGTTTGACTTGTGAATAGGGAGAATTTGAACTACTTATTTTGTGGGTCAGATTTGGTGCTGCAAACATTGTTGTGCTGTATTTTACTTATAATTGACAGGCAATTGTGCTAAAACTAAATAGTGAAAATTTTAAGTGGAACATTTAGTGGTCTATTGTTTGATTCTTTTGGCTTATATTTTTTGTATCCATAGCTTCTACCATACAATGGTAGCTGAAAGTTCAAGTGTCTTGAGGCAGAGGTAAAACCAGAGGATAATGCGAATTATATTTGGGGCATATTGGGCAAGAGCACATCACGCGACATCTAAAATGCGAGCTGCTTCTTTTGAGACATTTTTTGAACAGATGGTGTAAGGATGTGGAGTTGTCCTATATCGGAAATGTTAGCTTTGAATGGTTGTACAGTTAAAACACAGAGCACAAGGATGAAACTCTAACCTGTTGAAGGCCCAGAAGCCATGGATGCAGTTGAAGTCAAGAGGAAGTTCTGGAGGAATACCAAGTATTCTACAAACTCCTAACCGTGTAACAATGACTCTGGGAAGCCTCAGTTGTTTCAGTTTCAGGGCTTGCAGGGACCGATATTTATACAAGATATGGGCTAGGGTTTCCGTTCATACAGGAAACCTAATCCCACTTTCTTAGCCTCTAACTAAGGTATCATATTCACATAAAATCAAGGACTATCACTCTTACTGTATTATAAAAAACCTAATATAAGATTGATATCTTAGGAGATCAATTCACAATCTACATTAATCTTTaatattacattcctattataTGTTGTAGACCATTTGAGGTTGATTTATTTTGGATAAATTCAACATTCTCCCACTTAGTCCACAAATATAATGTTTATGTTTATACTCGAGATTGAAGACTATGTCACTTTAACGGCCATGTAATTGTGATTGCATCCTGTTCTAAATCCAAGTTCCTGTCAAATGCATTTTTTAACATGGAACTAACAAGGTTGTAGGGTTGGATTGACACAACCCAGAAGGTTCATAATCACACATGTTAAGATCCTCATTCACATGAAATTCCGTCAAATTATGATCAAGAGATGAAACTCAACCTAAATACGTCTTCCTTTATATCATCTCAGGTCCTCCATATCGTAACGTAAAAATCACACTTGATGCCTCTTCAAAGCCTATATGCTTGCCAATACAAGCTGTCATCATTCAGTG from Pyrus communis chromosome 4, drPyrComm1.1, whole genome shotgun sequence harbors:
- the LOC137731654 gene encoding dolichyl-diphosphooligosaccharide--protein glycosyltransferase subunit 1A-like, giving the protein MGLRVNVFLVVLFVVWAPVLSDLVVSKVDRRIDLTSQIARITSTLKVVNEGSSLVSELLLAFPESQAKHLAHLEATPNAGKGKAKGSSISYPVQNVHPNDMPPALIFYSVSLPKGLGKGDSFTFDVLAVFTRALKPFPEKITQADIQLLVFQESAYYLSPYAVKVQTLSVKLPDARIESYTKLENTKSVGSEIKYGPYENLSPLSYSPIVVHFESNQPFAVAEELVREIEISHWGNIQVTEHYKLVHGGAQSKGEFSRLDYQARPHVKGQSAIRRLVAKLPPRAHSVYYRDEIGNVSTSNLWSDSKKTELEIEPRYPMFGGWRTAFTIGYGLPLHDFLFESDGQRVLNITFGCPVNEVVIDTLIVKVVLPEGSRDISVSAPFPLKQARETKFSHLDLVGRPVVVLEKTNAVPEHNQKFQVFYKFNSLAMLTEPLMLISGFFFLFVAGIVYMHVDMSISKSSPSYLAKLQWDEVQAAIQKIQNIINRCLLIHDKLEASLRDLSRTGDVQACKAARKAADGSLKELSKEMKPLLAFLQSSQQAAHILPKVEELVVKEKDLEERLMVKHSTVVDCYEKKYGGREIENRVASHLQKITALRQEVDDLLEFIDEI